One stretch of Mus pahari chromosome 15, PAHARI_EIJ_v1.1, whole genome shotgun sequence DNA includes these proteins:
- the C15H18orf21 gene encoding UPF0711 protein C18orf21 homolog isoform X2, whose amino-acid sequence MRQKYYIEAAARGLVGSCPGQARYLLWAYSSTHEDNSTFQETCPHCFQLLVLDNSRVRLKPKAKLTPKIQKLINREARNDTLSFKEAKLLRKYKDSTSVLNTYIWTVNTHLLLKEWEQKKETLLSTKSTAQPERV is encoded by the exons ATGCGGCAGAAGTATTACATTGAAGCGGCTGCTCGGGGCCTGGTGGGAAGCTGCCCGGGCCAGGCCCGCTACCTCCT ATGGGCCTACAGTTCGACACACG agGATAACAGTACTTTTCAGGAAACATGTCCACACTGCTTCCAATTGTTGGTTCTGGATAACTCTAGAGTGCGCCTCAAACCTAAAGCCAAATTGACACCGAAGATACAGAAACTTATTAATCGAGAAGCAAGAAATGATACACTCAGTTTTAAAGAAGCGAAACTGTTGAGAAAGTATAAAGACTCTACAAGTGTGCTG aaCACCTACATCTGGACAGTCAACACCCATTTGCTCCTCAAGGAATgggagcaaaagaaagaaacacttctCTCAACTAAAAGCACTGCTCAGCCAGAGCGCGTCTGA
- the C15H18orf21 gene encoding UPF0711 protein C18orf21 homolog isoform X1 produces the protein MRQKYYIEAAARGLVGSCPGQARYLLWAYSSTHEDNSTFQETCPHCFQLLVLDNSRVRLKPKAKLTPKIQKLINREARNDTLSFKEAKLLRKYKDSTSVLLITCRTCNRTVRHHGKSRSFLWALKSNAATAANKASWKTPKRTAPGSANLGQNTNGSKGKSPSVTIRTPTSGQSTPICSSRNGSKRKKHFSQLKALLSQSASDKSPALDFRHFLSSL, from the exons ATGCGGCAGAAGTATTACATTGAAGCGGCTGCTCGGGGCCTGGTGGGAAGCTGCCCGGGCCAGGCCCGCTACCTCCT ATGGGCCTACAGTTCGACACACG agGATAACAGTACTTTTCAGGAAACATGTCCACACTGCTTCCAATTGTTGGTTCTGGATAACTCTAGAGTGCGCCTCAAACCTAAAGCCAAATTGACACCGAAGATACAGAAACTTATTAATCGAGAAGCAAGAAATGATACACTCAGTTTTAAAGAAGCGAAACTGTTGAGAAAGTATAAAGACTCTACAAGTGTGCTG CTGATTACCTGTAGAACATGCAACAGAACAGTGAGACATCATGGTAAGAGTAGAAGCTTCCTGTGGGCACTGAAGAGCAACGCTGCCACTGCTGCCAACAAAGCCAGCTGGAAGACACCAAAGAGAACGGCCCCAGGCTCTGCAAACCTCGGTCAGAATACGAATGGTTCCAAAGGCAAGAGCCCCTCCGTGACCATCAG aaCACCTACATCTGGACAGTCAACACCCATTTGCTCCTCAAGGAATgggagcaaaagaaagaaacacttctCTCAACTAAAAGCACTGCTCAGCCAGAGCGCGTCTGACAAGAGCCCAGCGCTGGACTTCAGGCACTTCTTATCTTCTCTGTGA